In Neovison vison isolate M4711 chromosome 14, ASM_NN_V1, whole genome shotgun sequence, the following proteins share a genomic window:
- the TGFB1I1 gene encoding transforming growth factor beta-1-induced transcript 1 protein, whose translation MEDLDALLSDLETTTSHMPRSGVPKERTPEPLTAPLPYGHQPQTASGESSGASGDKDHLYSTVCKPRSPKPAAPAAPPFSSSGVLGTGLCELDRLLQELNATQFNITDEIMSQFPSSKETAGEQKEDQCEDKKRPSLPPSPSPVLPKPSATSATLELDRLMASLSDFRVQNHVNQLPASGSAQPPEPSSVNEDSASSPGPASKGSLDTMLGLLQSDLSRRGVPTQTKGLCGSCNKPIAGQVVTALGRAWHPEHFICGGCSMALGGSSFFEKDGAPFCPECYFERFSPRCGLCNQPIRHKMVTALGTHWHPEHFCCVSCGDPFGDDGFHERDGRPYCRRDFLRLFAPRCEGCQGPILDNYISALSALWHPDCFVCRECFAPFSGGSFFEHEGRPLCENHFHARRGSLCATCGLPVTGRCVSALGRRFHPDHFTCTFCLRPLTKGSFQERAGKPYCQPCFAKLFG comes from the exons ATGCCCTGCTGTCTGACCTGGAGACCACCACCTCACACATGCCAAGGTCGGGGGTTCCAAAAGAGCGGACCCCAGAGCCTCTCACAGCTCCCCTGCCCTATGGCCACCAACCACAG ACAGCATCTGGGGAGTCTTCCGGAGCCTCTGGGGACAAGGACCATCTATACAG TACGGTTTGCAAGCCTCGGTCCCCAAAGCCTGCAGCCCCTGCggcccctcccttctcttccagcGGTGTCTTGGGCACAGGGCTCTGTGAGCTAGACCGCTTGCTTCAGGAACTTAATGCTACCCAGTTCAACATCACAG ATGAAATAATGTCTCAGTTCCCTTCAAGCAAGGAGACTGCAGGGGAACAGAAGGAGGACCAATGTGAGGACAAGAAAAGGCCCAGCCT CCCTCCCAGCCCGTCTCCGGTTCTCCCAAAGCCTTCAGCAACCTCCGCCACCCTGGAGTTGGATAGACTGATGGCTTCGCTGTCGGATTTCCGTGTCCAAAACCATGTGAATCAG CTTCCAGCGTCTGGGTCAGCCCAGCCACCAGAGCCGAGCTCTGTGAATGAGgactccgcatcctcaccagggCCGGCCAGCAAGGGCAGCCTAGACACCATGCTGGGGCTGCTGCAGTCTGATCTCAGCCGCCGTGGTGTTCCTACCCAGACCAAGGGTCTCTGTGGCTCCTGTAATAAACCTATTGCTGGGCAA GTGGTGACCGCGCTGGGCCGGGCTTGGCACCCTGAGCACTTCATTTGCGGCGGCTGTTCCATGGCCCTGGGAGGCAGCAGCTTCTTTGAGAAGGACGGAGCCCCCTTCTGCCCTGAATGCTACTTTGAGCGCTTTTCCCCACGATGTGGCCTCTGCAATCAACCCATCCGACAC AAGATGGTTACTGCCTTGGGCACCCACTGGCACCCGGAGCATTTCTGCTGCGTCAGTTGTGGGGACCCCTTCGGGGATGACG GTTTCCACGAGCGAGACGGCCGCCCCTACTGCCGCCGCGACTTCCTGCGGCTGTTCGCCCCGCGCTGCGAGGGCTGCCAAGGCCCCATCCTGGATAACTACATCTCGGCGCTCAGCGCCCTGTGGCACCCGGACTGCTTCGTCTGCAGG GAGTGCTTCGCCCCCTTCTCGGGGGGCAGCTTCTTCGAGCACGAGGGCCGCCCGCTGTGCGAGAACCATTTCCACGCGCGGCGCGGCTCGTTGTGCGCCACGTGCGGCCTCCCGGTGACCGGCCGGTGCGTGTCGGCCCTGGGCCGTCGCTTCCACCCGGACCACTTCACCTGCACCTTCTGCCTGCGCCCGCTCACCAAGGGCTCCTTCCAGGAGCGCGCCGGCAAGCCGTACTGCCAGCCCTGCTTCGCCAAGCTCTTCGGCTGA
- the RUSF1 gene encoding RUS family member 1 isoform X2, translating into MADGASLEPQLCSERFGSGAARGCLAAADGSLRWEAWGWRWWGFSGPFPARPQGRDGGGGGTPGAAAAPLSGLPAVFLPQGFPDSVSPDYLPYQLWDSVQAFASSLSGSLATHAVLLGIGVGNAEASVSAATATWLVRDSTGMLGRIIFAWWKGTKLDCNAKQWRLFADILNDVAMFLEIMAPIYPIFFTMIVCTSNLAKCIVSVAGGATRAALTMHQARRNNMADVSAKDSSQETLVNLAGLLVSLLMLPLVSAGPGFSLGCFFFLTALHIYANYRAVRALVLETLNEGRLRLVLKHFLQRGEVLGPTSANQMEPLWTGCWPSLSLSLGVPLHRLISSVFELQQLVEGHQEPYLLHWDKSQSRVQVVLSQTAGPETILRAAIHGLVLEALQGEGPLPTELTELRNQVRAASRSAPSSRS; encoded by the exons ATGGCTGACGGCGCGAGTCTCGAGCCGCAGCTGTGCTCGGAACGGTTCGGTTCCGGGGCGGCCCGGGGCTGCCTCGCCGCCGCCGACGGGAGCTTGCGGTGGGAGGCTTGGGGGTGGCGCTGGTGGGGGTTCTCTGGGCCCTTCCCAGCAAGACCCCAAGGACGGGATGGCGGCGGAGGGGGGACCCCCGGGGCGGCTGCCGCACCCCTCTCCGGCCTCCCGGCCGTGTTCCTGCCGCAGGGCTTCCCCGACAGCGTCAGCCCGGACTATCTGCCCTACCAGCTGTGGGATTCCGTACAG GCCTTTGCTTCCAGCCTCTCGGGCTCGCTGGCCACCCATGCCGTGCTGCTGGGCATAGGGGTGGGCAACGCAGAGGCTTCTGTGTCCGCGGCCACGGCCACCTGGCTGGTGAGAG ATTCAACGGGCATGCTGGGCCGCATCATCTTTGCCTGGTGGAAGGG GACTAAACTGGACTGCAACGCCAAGCAGTGGAG GCTTTTTGCTGATATCCTCAACGATGTAGCCATGTTCCTCGAGATTATGGCTCCCATATATCCAATCTTCTTCACCATGATCGTCTGTACCAGCAACCTGGCCAAG TGCATCGTGAGCGTGGCTGGTGGGGCCACTCGGGCTGCCCTGACCATGCACCAGGCCAGGAGAAACAACATGGCTGATGTGTCAGCCAAGGACAGCAGCCAG GAGACCCTGGTAAACCTGGCAGGGCTCCTGGTCAGCCTCTTGATGCTTCCCCTGGTGTCAGCCGGCCCTGG cTTCAGCCTCGgttgtttcttcttcctcaccGCCCTTCACATCTACGCAAACTACCGGGCGGTCCGAGCCCTTGTCCTAGAGACCTTGAATGAAGGCCGGCTCCGGCTGGTCCTGAAGCACTTCCTTCAGAGGGGAGAGGTACTTGGGCCCACTTCAGCTAATCAGATGGAGCCACTGTGGACAG GTTGTTGGCCATCTCTGTCTCTATCCCTGGGGGTCCCCCTACACCGCTTGATCTCCAG tGTCTTTGAGCTGCAACAGCTGGTTGAGGGACACCAAGAACCTTACCTCCTTCACTGGGACAAGTCACAAA GCCGAGTGCAAGTTGTTCTGAGCCAGACGGCAGGCCCCGAAACCATCCTGAGGGCGGCCATACACGGATTGGTGCTTGAAGCCCTGCAGGGAGAGGGGCCCCTCCCAACAGAACTGACAGAACTGAGGAACCAAGTACGGGCAG CTTCTCGGTCTGCACCCTCCTCCAGGTCCTGA
- the LOC122895780 gene encoding alpha-hemoglobin-stabilizing protein: MALLQANKDLISTGMKEFNVLLNQQVFPNPPLPEEAMMTMVDDWVNFYISYYRKQMVGEQQEQERALQELEQELRTLSAPFLTKYRAFLKSL, encoded by the exons ATGGCTCTTCTTCAGGCCAATAAGGATCTCATTTCTACAGGAATGAAGGAATTTAATGTTCTGCTGAATCAGCAG GTCTTCCCTAATCCTCCTCTACCTGAAGAAGCCATGATGACGATGGTGGATGACTGGGTGAACTTCTACATCAGCTATTACAGGAAGCAGATGGTAGGGGAGCAGCAAGAGCAGGAGCGGGCTCTGCAGGAACTTGAGCAAGAGCTAAGAACTCTGTCTGCCCCTTTCCTGACCAAGTATAGGGCATTCTTGAAGTCCCTTTGA
- the SLC5A2 gene encoding sodium/glucose cotransporter 2: MEEHTEAGSVPGLGNQRVLINNSADILVIAAYFLLVIGVGLWSMCRTNRGTIGGYFLAGRSMVWWPVGASLFASNIGSGHFVGLAGTGAASGLAVAGFEWNALFVVLLLGWVFAPVYLTAGVITMPQYLRKRFGGHRIRLYLSMLSLFLYIFTKISVDMFSGAVFIQQALGWNIYASVIALLGITMIYTVTGGLAALMYTDTVQTFVILGGAFILMGYAFHEVGGYSGLFEKYLGAVTSLTVSEDPAVGNISSSCYRPRPDSYHLLRDPVTGDLPWPALLLGLTIVSGWYWCSDQVIVQRCLAGKSLTHIKAGCILCGYLKLMPMFLMVMPGMISRILYPDEVACVVPEVCKRVCGTEVGCSNIAYPRLVVKLMPNGLRGLMLAVMLAALMSSLASIFNSSSTLFTMDIYTRLRPRAGDRELLLVGRLWVVFIVAVSVAWLPVVQAAQGGQLFDYIQAVSSYLAPPVSAVFVLALFVPRVNEKGAFWGLIGGLLMGLARLIPEFSFGSGSCVQPSACPVLLCGMHYLYFAVVLFICSGLLTIAVSLCTAPIPRKHLHRLVFSLRHSKEEREDLDADEREGPTSPPTQNGCPEHAVEMEEAQSPAPGLFRRCLLWFCGMSGGGAGSPPAPTQEEAAAAARQLEDISEDSSWARVVNVNALLMMAVATFFWGFYA, from the exons ATGGAGGAACACACAGAGGCAGGCTCCGTACCAGGACTGGGAAACCAGAGGGTCTTAATTAACAACTCTGCTGACATCCTGGTCATTGCTGCTTATTTCCTGCTGGTCATTGGTGTCGGCTTGTGG TCCATGTGCAGAACCAACAGAGGCACCATTGGCGGCTACTTCCTGGCAGGACGAAGCATGGTGTGGTGGCCG GTCGGGGCCTCCCTCTTTGCCAGCAACATCGGCAGTGGCCACTTTGTGGGCCTCGCAGGCACTGGTGCTGCAAGCGGTTTGGCTGTGGCTGGATTTGAGTGGAAT GCGCTGTTCGTGGTGCTGTTACTGGGCTGGGTCTTCGCACCGGTGTACCTGACCGCGGGCGTCATTACCATGCCGCAGTACCTGCGCAAGCGCTTCGGAGGCCATCGTATCCGCCTCTACCTGTCCATGCTCTCGCTTTTTCTGTACATCTTCACCAAGATTTCG GTGGACATGTTCTCCGGGGCAGTATTCATTCAACAGGCTCTGGGCTGGAACATCTATGCCTCAGTCATCGCTCTTCTGGGCATCACCATGATCTACACTGTGACAG GAGGGCTGGCGGCACTGATGTACACGGATACCGTGCAGACCTTCGTCATTCTTGGGGGGGCCTTCATCCTCATGGGTTACG CCTTCCATGAGGTGGGCGGGTATTCGGGGCTTTTCGAGAAATACTTGGGAGCCGTGACGTCGCTGACGGTTTCGGAGGATCCGGCGGTGGGCAACATCTCAAGTTCCTGCTACCGACCCCGGCCTGACTCCTACCACCTGCTCCGGGACCCTGTGACGggggacctgccatggccagcACTGCTCCTGGGACTTACCATCGTCTCAGGCTGGTACTGGTGCAGCGACCAG GTCATTGTGCAGCGCTGTCTGGCCGGGAAGAGTCTGACCCACATCAAGGCGGGCTGCATACTGTGCGGTTACTTGAAGCTGATGCCCATGTTCCTCATGGTCATGCCAGGCATGATCAGCCGCATTCTGTATCCAG ACGAGGTGGCGTGTGTGGTGCCCGAAGTGTGCAAACGCGTGTGCGGTACCGAGGTGGGCTGCTCCAATATCGCCTACCCACGGCTTGTCGTGAAGCTCATGCCCAATG GTCTGCGCGGACTCATGCTGGCGGTCATGCTGGCCGCGCTCATGTCCTCGCTGGCTTCCATCTTCAACAGCAGCAGCACGCTCTTCACCATGGACATCTACACGCGCCTGCGGCCCCGCGCAGGCGACCGTGAGCTGCTGCTCGTGGGACG GCTCTGGGTGGTGTTCATCGTGGCGGTGTCCGTGGCCTGGCTACCCGTGGTGCAGGCAGCGCAGGGCGGGCAGCTCTTCGACTACATTCAGGCCGTCTCCAGCTACCTGGCGCCGCCTGTGTCGGCCGTCTTTGTGCTGGCGCTCTTCGTGCCCCGTGTCAATGAAAAG GGCGCCTTCTGGGGACTGATTGGGGGCCTGCTTATGGGGCTGGCACGACTTATTCCGGAGTTCTCCTTTGGCTCGGGCAGCTGTGTGCAGCCCTCGGCGTGCCCGGTGCTCCTCTGCGGCATGCACTACCTCTACTTTGCCGTGGTGCTCTTCATCTGCTCGGGCCTCCTCACCATCGCAGTCTCCCTGTGCACAGCACCCATCCCCCGCAAGCAC cTCCACCGCCTGGTTTTCAGTCTGCGGCACAGCAAGGAGGAGCGAGAGGACCTGGATGCCGATGAGCGGGAAGGTCCAACCTCACCCCCTACACAGAATGGCTGTCCGGAGCATGCTGTGGAGATGGAGG AGGCCCAGTCCCCAGCACCAGGCCTGTTCCGCAGGTGCCTGCTCTGGTTCTGTGgaatgagtgggggtggggcgggtagTCCCCCAGCCCCTACCCAGGAAGAGGCGGCTGCAGCAGCCAGGCAGCTGGAGGACATCAGCGAGGACTCGAGCTGGGCCCGTGTGGTCAACGTCAACGCCCTGCTCATGATGGCTGTGGCCACATTCTTCTGGGGCTTTTATGCCTGA
- the RUSF1 gene encoding RUS family member 1 isoform X1 produces MADGASLEPQLCSERFGSGAARGCLAAADGSLRWEAWGWRWWGFSGPFPARPQGRDGGGGGTPGAAAAPLSGLPAVFLPQGFPDSVSPDYLPYQLWDSVQAFASSLSGSLATHAVLLGIGVGNAEASVSAATATWLVRDSTGMLGRIIFAWWKGTKLDCNAKQWRLFADILNDVAMFLEIMAPIYPIFFTMIVCTSNLAKCIVSVAGGATRAALTMHQARRNNMADVSAKDSSQETLVNLAGLLVSLLMLPLVSAGPGFSLGCFFFLTALHIYANYRAVRALVLETLNEGRLRLVLKHFLQRGEVLGPTSANQMEPLWTGCWPSLSLSLGVPLHRLISSVFELQQLVEGHQEPYLLHWDKSQSRVQVVLSQTAGPETILRAAIHGLVLEALQGEGPLPTELTELRNQVRAGPEKDSWVIVRETHQVLDKLFPKFLKGLQDAGWKTEKHQLEVDEWRATWLLSPEKKIL; encoded by the exons ATGGCTGACGGCGCGAGTCTCGAGCCGCAGCTGTGCTCGGAACGGTTCGGTTCCGGGGCGGCCCGGGGCTGCCTCGCCGCCGCCGACGGGAGCTTGCGGTGGGAGGCTTGGGGGTGGCGCTGGTGGGGGTTCTCTGGGCCCTTCCCAGCAAGACCCCAAGGACGGGATGGCGGCGGAGGGGGGACCCCCGGGGCGGCTGCCGCACCCCTCTCCGGCCTCCCGGCCGTGTTCCTGCCGCAGGGCTTCCCCGACAGCGTCAGCCCGGACTATCTGCCCTACCAGCTGTGGGATTCCGTACAG GCCTTTGCTTCCAGCCTCTCGGGCTCGCTGGCCACCCATGCCGTGCTGCTGGGCATAGGGGTGGGCAACGCAGAGGCTTCTGTGTCCGCGGCCACGGCCACCTGGCTGGTGAGAG ATTCAACGGGCATGCTGGGCCGCATCATCTTTGCCTGGTGGAAGGG GACTAAACTGGACTGCAACGCCAAGCAGTGGAG GCTTTTTGCTGATATCCTCAACGATGTAGCCATGTTCCTCGAGATTATGGCTCCCATATATCCAATCTTCTTCACCATGATCGTCTGTACCAGCAACCTGGCCAAG TGCATCGTGAGCGTGGCTGGTGGGGCCACTCGGGCTGCCCTGACCATGCACCAGGCCAGGAGAAACAACATGGCTGATGTGTCAGCCAAGGACAGCAGCCAG GAGACCCTGGTAAACCTGGCAGGGCTCCTGGTCAGCCTCTTGATGCTTCCCCTGGTGTCAGCCGGCCCTGG cTTCAGCCTCGgttgtttcttcttcctcaccGCCCTTCACATCTACGCAAACTACCGGGCGGTCCGAGCCCTTGTCCTAGAGACCTTGAATGAAGGCCGGCTCCGGCTGGTCCTGAAGCACTTCCTTCAGAGGGGAGAGGTACTTGGGCCCACTTCAGCTAATCAGATGGAGCCACTGTGGACAG GTTGTTGGCCATCTCTGTCTCTATCCCTGGGGGTCCCCCTACACCGCTTGATCTCCAG tGTCTTTGAGCTGCAACAGCTGGTTGAGGGACACCAAGAACCTTACCTCCTTCACTGGGACAAGTCACAAA GCCGAGTGCAAGTTGTTCTGAGCCAGACGGCAGGCCCCGAAACCATCCTGAGGGCGGCCATACACGGATTGGTGCTTGAAGCCCTGCAGGGAGAGGGGCCCCTCCCAACAGAACTGACAGAACTGAGGAACCAAGTACGGGCAG GTCCTGAGAAGGACAGCTGGGTCATTGTCAGAGAGACACACCAAGTGTTGGACAAGCTGTTCCCAAAGTTCTTGAAAG GACTGCAGGATGCAGGCTGGAAGACTGAGAAGCACCAGCTAGAGGTGGATGAGTGGAGGGCCACCTGGCTGCTCTCTCCGGAAAAGAAGATCTTGTGA